A part of Nitrospirota bacterium genomic DNA contains:
- a CDS encoding glycosyltransferase family 2 protein, whose translation MEKEKNKISVTIRTFNEGKNLRECLESVSWADEIVVVDSNSTDGTVAIAREFTDKVIIQKWLGHVGQSQFATDRTSNSWVLHMDADERVSPALRDEILALELENIPYDAYEMPRRHLFMQQWIDHSAWYPDYKIRLFRKDLCKWGGYAPHDEVKVKGRKKKLKNDILHHIYQDIAHFSATKNNYSSLTARDHYKNGRRASIIDITLRPFYAFLYRYVVRLGIADGIAGFTISVMEAHAVFMKYIKLYEIQNKLRRFPPEEENQ comes from the coding sequence ATGGAAAAAGAAAAAAATAAAATATCCGTGACCATCAGAACGTTCAACGAGGGGAAGAACCTCCGTGAATGCCTCGAGAGCGTTTCCTGGGCGGATGAGATCGTGGTCGTGGACTCGAACAGCACGGATGGTACCGTGGCCATTGCCAGGGAATTCACGGACAAGGTCATTATCCAGAAATGGCTGGGTCATGTCGGCCAGAGCCAGTTTGCAACGGACCGGACCTCGAATAGCTGGGTATTGCACATGGACGCTGACGAACGCGTTTCCCCGGCGCTGCGGGATGAGATCCTCGCATTGGAGCTTGAGAACATCCCCTATGATGCCTATGAAATGCCCCGGCGTCATTTATTTATGCAGCAGTGGATCGACCATTCGGCCTGGTACCCTGATTACAAGATCCGTCTCTTCCGAAAGGACCTGTGCAAATGGGGTGGATACGCGCCTCATGATGAAGTGAAGGTAAAAGGGAGAAAGAAGAAGCTGAAAAACGATATTCTGCACCATATTTATCAGGATATCGCGCATTTCTCGGCAACAAAGAACAACTACTCGTCCCTGACGGCACGGGACCACTACAAGAACGGGAGGAGGGCGAGCATCATTGATATTACGCTGAGGCCGTTCTATGCCTTTCTGTATCGCTATGTTGTCCGGTTGGGCATTGCCGACGGGATCGCGGGATTTACGATCTCGGTCATGGAAGCTCACGCGGTGTTTATGAAGTATATAAAACTCTACGAGATCCAGAACAAGCTCCGGCGCTTCCCTCCGGAAGAGGAAAACCAGTAA
- the waaF gene encoding lipopolysaccharide heptosyltransferase II, whose protein sequence is MKLNAKKILIMRYRFIGDTVLTVPFLRNLRQAYPDAHIDLMLEPFSGQVLEGCPYVDRTIPFEFKTIHKYSGSSQRGKLAGYVHYWKFMRQEGYDAAFVLKRSLSSALLIRAAGIPRRIGFATEGRTLLLTDPVPYRQDRHEVQNFLDCLRVLDIPVHSDALELWPSAENDAKARELFSDAGWKKDDLKIVIHAAASLPAKQWPLDRFAAVMKVMQERYNAHFIYTGAPADAALYQEIERLGPFKGMNLCGKIGLHANLSVYRAAHLFFGVDSGPMHMAAAVRVPVVALFGPTDERKWGPWGDGHTVITRRLSCYPCKPHKCPDNECMKKIRVEEALEAVEKKLGAIMPKIRYH, encoded by the coding sequence ATGAAACTGAATGCCAAAAAAATACTCATCATGCGGTACCGCTTTATCGGCGATACGGTCCTGACCGTGCCGTTCCTCAGGAACCTGCGTCAGGCCTATCCGGACGCGCATATCGACCTCATGCTCGAACCGTTCTCGGGCCAGGTACTTGAGGGCTGTCCCTACGTGGATCGGACCATTCCCTTCGAATTTAAAACGATCCACAAGTACAGCGGTTCTTCGCAGCGGGGTAAGCTTGCCGGTTATGTCCATTACTGGAAATTTATGAGACAGGAAGGATACGACGCGGCATTTGTGCTCAAACGGTCGCTCTCGAGCGCCTTGCTGATCCGGGCGGCCGGAATTCCACGGCGCATCGGTTTTGCAACCGAAGGGAGAACGCTCCTGCTTACCGATCCGGTGCCCTACAGGCAGGACCGGCATGAGGTGCAGAATTTCCTCGATTGCCTCAGGGTACTCGATATCCCGGTGCATTCAGATGCCCTTGAACTCTGGCCATCCGCGGAAAACGACGCAAAGGCCCGTGAACTCTTTTCCGATGCCGGCTGGAAAAAGGACGACCTCAAGATCGTCATCCATGCGGCAGCGAGCCTGCCTGCCAAGCAGTGGCCTCTGGACCGCTTTGCAGCGGTGATGAAGGTCATGCAAGAGCGATACAACGCGCACTTTATCTATACCGGAGCACCGGCGGATGCCGCCTTGTACCAGGAGATCGAACGCCTTGGCCCTTTCAAGGGTATGAATCTCTGCGGGAAGATAGGCCTGCATGCCAATCTTTCCGTGTATCGCGCTGCTCACCTTTTTTTCGGCGTGGACTCGGGTCCCATGCATATGGCCGCCGCTGTCAGAGTTCCCGTAGTTGCTCTCTTTGGTCCAACCGATGAACGGAAGTGGGGGCCCTGGGGTGACGGTCATACTGTCATCACCCGGCGACTCTCCTGTTATCCCTGCAAACCCCACAAGTGTCCTGATAATGAATGCATGAAGAAGATCAGAGTCGAGGAGGCTCTCGAAGCAGTAGAAAAAAAACTGGGTGCAATCATGCCGAAAATCCGCTATCATTAA
- a CDS encoding HAD family hydrolase, with translation MHRAVFLDRDGTVNEEVGYLRDLADLRLIAGAGAAIKRLNEAGLKVVLVTNQSGVARGFFTEALVQEAHERLYRMLRREGARIDAVYYCPHHPTAGNSSYTVVCDCRKPGTGLIDRAARDLGIDVKESYVVGDKWSDVELGQRAGAHPILVQSGFAPDDPGNIRPAHISDPDFIARTILEAVEWIIQRTSKDI, from the coding sequence ATGCATAGGGCGGTATTTCTCGACCGGGATGGTACGGTGAATGAAGAGGTGGGGTATTTGCGCGACCTTGCCGATCTCCGGCTGATTGCCGGCGCGGGCGCGGCGATCAAGAGGCTTAATGAGGCCGGACTGAAAGTCGTGCTGGTGACGAACCAGTCCGGGGTGGCTCGTGGATTTTTCACCGAGGCGCTGGTCCAGGAAGCCCATGAGCGCCTGTACCGGATGCTTCGCAGGGAAGGGGCGCGAATCGATGCGGTGTATTACTGTCCCCACCATCCGACAGCGGGTAATTCGAGCTATACCGTCGTATGCGACTGCAGAAAACCCGGCACCGGTCTGATCGACCGCGCGGCCAGGGACCTTGGCATCGACGTAAAAGAATCCTACGTGGTCGGGGACAAGTGGAGTGATGTGGAACTGGGACAGCGCGCGGGTGCGCACCCGATCCTGGTGCAGTCCGGATTCGCACCTGACGATCCGGGGAACATCCGGCCCGCGCACATCAGCGACCCTGACTTTATCGCGCGGACCATTCTTGAGGCGGTGGAGTGGATCATTCAACGGACTTCCAAAGATATTTAA
- the lpxK gene encoding tetraacyldisaccharide 4'-kinase encodes MLSKSYFEDLMLGKRTSPFWGVVLSALAVLYGALVYLRRIFFKLHIFKSNKISCPIISIGNITLGGTGKTPTVIQVAQLLTRNDRRPVVVSRGYGRKDEAEIIIVSDGRSILVDSRIGGDEPVMIGSKLPGIPVVVGSKRYQAALLALQRFSPDVVVLDDGFQHFQLKRDIDIVLLDAGNPFGNGKLFPAGILREPINALKRAQAVLITKIDNSMDVEKLKETIRRHTRARIFTSRQVPVDLIDYRSSDIKPLSVLRGSKVLALSGIARPDSFTSMLRSLGADIVAVCTYRDHFDYQKSDLATVFQKAADENISMIVTTEKDAIRLKKLHADGIWALRIELTVVESDEWQAFLLEGLRNA; translated from the coding sequence TTGCTCAGTAAGTCATACTTTGAAGATCTTATGCTGGGGAAGAGGACTTCACCCTTTTGGGGTGTCGTCTTGTCCGCGCTTGCCGTGCTCTACGGGGCGCTCGTTTATCTGCGCCGGATATTCTTCAAACTTCATATATTCAAAAGCAATAAAATATCCTGCCCAATCATCTCAATCGGCAATATCACGCTCGGCGGTACAGGCAAAACTCCAACGGTCATTCAGGTCGCGCAATTATTGACGAGGAACGACAGGCGGCCGGTTGTTGTCAGCAGGGGATATGGAAGAAAAGACGAAGCGGAGATCATCATAGTATCCGACGGCCGATCAATCCTTGTGGATTCCCGGATCGGCGGCGATGAACCCGTGATGATCGGATCAAAGCTGCCCGGCATACCTGTTGTGGTCGGAAGCAAGCGCTATCAGGCGGCGCTGCTTGCCTTACAGCGATTCAGCCCGGACGTCGTGGTCCTCGATGACGGGTTCCAGCATTTCCAGTTAAAAAGGGACATTGACATTGTGCTTTTGGACGCTGGAAATCCCTTCGGGAACGGAAAACTGTTTCCCGCCGGCATCTTGCGCGAGCCGATCAATGCGCTCAAGCGGGCGCAAGCTGTTCTGATCACGAAAATTGACAATTCCATGGATGTGGAAAAGTTGAAAGAGACCATTCGTCGGCACACCCGGGCCCGGATTTTTACCTCACGCCAGGTTCCGGTGGATTTGATCGATTACCGGAGCTCTGATATCAAACCGCTTTCGGTTTTGCGCGGTTCGAAGGTTCTCGCTCTTTCCGGTATTGCGCGTCCGGATTCTTTCACCTCGATGCTCAGATCGCTCGGTGCGGACATCGTGGCAGTATGTACCTATCGTGACCACTTCGACTATCAAAAATCCGACCTGGCAACGGTTTTTCAGAAAGCGGCGGATGAAAATATCAGCATGATCGTCACCACGGAAAAGGACGCAATACGGTTAAAAAAACTGCACGCTGACGGTATCTGGGCGCTCAGGATCGAACTGACCGTAGTGGAATCTGATGAATGGCAGGCGTTTCTCCTCGAGGGATTGCGAAATGCATAG
- a CDS encoding 3-deoxy-D-manno-octulosonic acid transferase: MYILYNLLLIIATVLSLPVILFKLITVPKYRGGMTQKLGRLRKGVMTAIQGSRPIWVHAVSVGEVMAAHPLIRELKKKYPHRKLILSTVTVTGNYTARRRVPEADAVFYFPFDFPCVVRRVIQGINPQIVLVAETELWPNFFRELKRAGIPSAVINGRISPNSHRNYRKFRSFFSQVFDNVTLFCMQSEADADRIKDIGADPEKVMVTGNLKFDQKLPKITSAPVSLALGKKVITAGSTHRGEEAALLEVFKRLREKYPDLLLIIAPRHPERFNEVEGLINRAGYDCQRRTLLKGPVKDVLLLDTIGELRSFYSLCDIAFIGGSLVKVGGHNLLEPAAMKKPVIFSRYMFNFKEISEALLSAGGGVMVKDKTELYIQIDNLLSDKELARSMGERAFSVIEMNSGAARKTIDAIGRLIVAQ; the protein is encoded by the coding sequence ATGTACATTCTCTACAACCTGCTCCTGATCATAGCGACGGTGCTGTCGCTTCCGGTGATCCTGTTCAAGCTGATCACCGTGCCCAAGTACCGCGGGGGCATGACGCAGAAGCTCGGCCGTCTGCGAAAAGGTGTGATGACGGCGATCCAGGGGAGCCGTCCCATCTGGGTCCATGCAGTTTCGGTTGGTGAAGTCATGGCCGCGCATCCGCTCATTCGTGAGCTCAAAAAGAAGTACCCGCACCGGAAGCTGATCCTCTCGACGGTAACGGTCACCGGCAATTACACGGCGCGGCGGAGAGTGCCGGAAGCGGATGCGGTCTTCTACTTTCCCTTCGATTTCCCGTGCGTTGTTCGCAGGGTGATACAGGGCATCAATCCCCAGATCGTGCTGGTGGCTGAAACCGAGTTATGGCCCAATTTCTTTCGAGAACTGAAGCGGGCCGGGATACCCTCAGCAGTGATCAATGGAAGGATCTCGCCCAATTCGCACAGAAACTACCGGAAGTTCAGATCATTTTTCAGCCAGGTCTTTGACAATGTGACCCTGTTTTGCATGCAGTCCGAGGCCGATGCCGACAGGATCAAGGACATCGGCGCTGATCCGGAGAAGGTAATGGTAACGGGAAACCTCAAGTTCGACCAGAAGTTGCCGAAGATCACGTCCGCGCCGGTCTCACTTGCATTAGGAAAAAAGGTCATCACCGCGGGGAGCACCCACCGGGGAGAAGAGGCGGCGCTCCTGGAAGTCTTCAAGCGGCTGAGAGAGAAATATCCCGATCTTCTGCTTATCATCGCCCCGCGCCATCCCGAACGATTCAATGAAGTGGAAGGTCTCATCAACAGGGCCGGGTACGATTGCCAGCGGAGGACGTTGCTGAAAGGCCCGGTAAAGGACGTTCTGCTCCTTGATACGATCGGTGAACTCCGATCCTTCTATTCCCTCTGCGATATCGCATTCATCGGCGGAAGCCTTGTCAAGGTAGGCGGCCATAATCTCCTTGAGCCGGCAGCAATGAAAAAGCCTGTTATCTTCAGCCGATATATGTTCAATTTTAAAGAAATATCAGAGGCCTTGCTGTCGGCAGGCGGGGGGGTCATGGTAAAAGATAAGACAGAGCTTTATATTCAGATCGACAACCTTCTGTCTGACAAGGAGCTTGCCAGGAGCATGGGCGAGCGGGCATTCAGCGTGATCGAGATGAATTCCGGCGCTGCACGGAAAACCATTGATGCTATCGGAAGGTTGATCGTTGCTCAGTAA